One region of Primulina tabacum isolate GXHZ01 chromosome 17, ASM2559414v2, whole genome shotgun sequence genomic DNA includes:
- the LOC142530583 gene encoding uncharacterized protein LOC142530583, whose protein sequence is MVREEVGDKYFCILVDEARDISKREQMAIILRFVNNHGILTERIFCHQKSNDFSVIWEFFSHLNNIVNNNIVTSSTKRIAELHTAQRNEIVYKLSIGERDFGSGANQIGNLQRAGATRWSSHYDSVKSLIGMYTATCKVFEVLTDHSPNGRAKAEVWGIYRNMSSFEFVFILHLMHKIMRTTDTLSQIFQRKSLDILTVITFVIITKTRLQEFRECGWNEFLQEVKVFCSRNEIDVPDLDCLYKIGR, encoded by the exons ATGGTTcgtgaagaagttggagataaATACTTCTGTATTCTTGTTGATGAAGCCCGAGATATATCTAAACGAGAGCAAATGGCCATTATATTGAGGTTTGTGAACAATCatgggattttgacagaaagAATTTTTTGCCATCAAAAGT CTAATGATTTTAGTGTTATTTGGGAATTCTTTTCTCATTTGAACAATATTGTTAATAACAATATTGTCACTTCTTCTACTAAGCGCATTGCTGAATTACATACTGCACAAAGAAATGAAATTGTGTATAAATTGTCAATTGGAGAACGTGATTTTGGAAGTGGTGCAAACCAGATTGGTAATTTGCAACGAGCAGGAGCTACTCGTTGGAGTTCTCACTATGATTCGGTAAAAAGCTTGATAGGTATGTACACTGCAACTTGCAAAGTTTTTGAAGTTCTCACTGATCATTCTCCAAATGGAAGAGCTAAGGCTGAAGTTTGGGGGATTTACAGAAACATGTCAAGCtttgaatttgtgtttattttgcacttaatgcataaaattatgagaacaaCGGATACTCTTTCTCaaatttttcaaagaaaatctcTAGATATTTTGACTGTTATTACATTTGTCATTATTACCAAAACTAGACTTCAAGAATTTAGAGAATGTGGGTGGAATGAATTTCTTCAGGAAGTTAAAGTTTTTTGttcaagaaatgaaattgaTGTGCCTGACCTTGATTGTCTATATAAGATTGGACGTTGA
- the LOC142530584 gene encoding uncharacterized protein LOC142530584: MEHQSGAKKGKTLISSFFKKRYRQASEDTSIPTVLTMQYQSSESLPSPNTQISSCSSPRDDHQSSSTCIERDPGKRKQICEYHVNVRDEIRRSYLNMRPYQPDMLEYPGTKFGSQNRRFQKKWFQKFYWLEYSPSKNKAYCFYSFLFLNDVNSSNISALVNERFDNWKRVNQGKTCAFLAHIGAAASSPHTMCERRAGNLMRPSQHIDKVMHAQSKEEKKKNRLRLSTSIVAVRWLALQGCVFRGNDESLSSSNRGNFLELVKAFAKMNTEIDEVVIENAPKNA, from the coding sequence ATGGAACATCAATCTGGtgcaaagaaaggaaaaacattGATATCCTCTTTCTTTAAGAAGAGATATCGTCAAGCTAGTGAAGATACTTCAATTCCTACAGTCCTTACTATGCAATATCAATCCAGTGAAAGTCTTCCATCTCCCAATACCCAAATTTCTTCATGTTCCTCTCCTAGAGACGATCATCAGTCATCATCTACTTGCATTGAACGAGATCCGGGAAAAAGAAAACAGATATGTGAATATCATGTTAATGTACGAGATGAGATAAGACGTTCATATCTAAATATGAGGCCTTATCAACCAGATATGTTGGAGTATCCAGGTACAAAATTTGGAAGCCAGAATCGTCGTTTTCAGAAAAAAtggtttcagaaattttattggTTGGAGTATTCGCCTTCAAAAAATAAGGCATATTGTTTCTATTCTTTTCTTTTCCTGAATGATGTTAATTCATCTAATATATCGGCGTTGGTCAATGAAAGATTTGACAATTGGAAAAGGGTAAACCAAGGAAAAACATGTGCTTTTCTTGCCCATATTGGTGCTGCAGCTTCTTCGCCTCATACTATGTGTGAGAGAAGGGCTGGAAATTTGATGAGGCCCTCGCAACATATTGATAAAGTGATGCATGCACAATCTAAagaggaaaaaaagaaaaaccgTCTGCGTTTGAGCACCTCAATTGTAGCTGTTCGTTGGCTAGCACTTCAAGGTTGTGTGTTTAGAGGTAACGATGAATCTCTATCTTCATCTAATCgtggaaattttcttgaattggtGAAGGCTTTTGCAAAAATGAATACAGAAATTGATGAAGTTGTGATTGAGAATGCTCCAAAAAATGCCTAA